From the genome of Papaver somniferum cultivar HN1 chromosome 2, ASM357369v1, whole genome shotgun sequence, one region includes:
- the LOC113348356 gene encoding uncharacterized protein LOC113348356 isoform X1 encodes MGGCLGCCSLPTHLLSTDEKGQRGQRQPVRKPSILEDFWSTTSTCEMDNGTALQSQRSISSINTSNQTFDPLSGTGSTSNPTEFVNHGFLLWKQVREQWLGNKKSDKPSAKGREPVLSWNATYEGLLGTNKPFARPVPLSEMVDFLVDVWEQEGLYD; translated from the exons ATGGG AGGTTGCCTTGGATGCTGTTCTCTGCCTACACATCTTCTTTCCACAGACGAGAAGGGACAAAGAGGTCAGCGCCAACCTGTTAGGAAGCCCAGCATATTGGAGGATTTCTGGAGTACGACCAGCACATGTGAGATGGACAATGGTACTGCACTTCAGTCTCAAAGAAGCATCTCATCAATTAACACATCAAACCAAACATTTGATCCACTTAGTGGAACTGGCAGCACAAGCAACCCTACTGAATTTGTGAACCATG GTTTTCTTCTCTGGAAGCAAGTTAGGGAGCAGTGGTTAGGAAATAAGAAATCTGACAAACCGTCAGCGAAGGGACGGGAACCCGTATTAAG TTGGAATGCAACATATGAAGGCTTGCTTGGCACCAATAAGCCCTTTGCCCGACCAGTCCCTCTCTCT GAAATGGTAGATTTTCTTGTCGATGTTTGGGAGCAGGAAGGTCTGTATGATTGA
- the LOC113348356 gene encoding uncharacterized protein LOC113348356 isoform X3: MDNGTALQSQRSISSINTSNQTFDPLSGTGSTSNPTEFVNHGFLLWKQVREQWLGNKKSDKPSAKGREPVLSWNATYEGLLGTNKPFARPVPLSEMVDFLVDVWEQEGLYD; this comes from the exons ATGGACAATGGTACTGCACTTCAGTCTCAAAGAAGCATCTCATCAATTAACACATCAAACCAAACATTTGATCCACTTAGTGGAACTGGCAGCACAAGCAACCCTACTGAATTTGTGAACCATG GTTTTCTTCTCTGGAAGCAAGTTAGGGAGCAGTGGTTAGGAAATAAGAAATCTGACAAACCGTCAGCGAAGGGACGGGAACCCGTATTAAG TTGGAATGCAACATATGAAGGCTTGCTTGGCACCAATAAGCCCTTTGCCCGACCAGTCCCTCTCTCT GAAATGGTAGATTTTCTTGTCGATGTTTGGGAGCAGGAAGGTCTGTATGATTGA
- the LOC113348356 gene encoding uncharacterized protein LOC113348356 isoform X2: MGGCLGCCSLPTHLLSTDEKGQRGQRQPVRKPSILEDFWSTTSTCEMDNGFLLWKQVREQWLGNKKSDKPSAKGREPVLSWNATYEGLLGTNKPFARPVPLSEMVDFLVDVWEQEGLYD, from the exons ATGGG AGGTTGCCTTGGATGCTGTTCTCTGCCTACACATCTTCTTTCCACAGACGAGAAGGGACAAAGAGGTCAGCGCCAACCTGTTAGGAAGCCCAGCATATTGGAGGATTTCTGGAGTACGACCAGCACATGTGAGATGGACAATG GTTTTCTTCTCTGGAAGCAAGTTAGGGAGCAGTGGTTAGGAAATAAGAAATCTGACAAACCGTCAGCGAAGGGACGGGAACCCGTATTAAG TTGGAATGCAACATATGAAGGCTTGCTTGGCACCAATAAGCCCTTTGCCCGACCAGTCCCTCTCTCT GAAATGGTAGATTTTCTTGTCGATGTTTGGGAGCAGGAAGGTCTGTATGATTGA